In Oryza sativa Japonica Group chromosome 11, ASM3414082v1, the following are encoded in one genomic region:
- the LOC112936962 gene encoding uncharacterized protein, with protein sequence MSRSRSLSPEVTTRGCIEWPTWSPQGSQMSILPTTEHLDAKLLHEYISPPDLPSHSVICSSSLGTHQSTKIVTTGSEDHSFSLDSVGSKDHSYSFVSVVEDTMGDAVEDKMYQVVKEDEPKELLRDSKVNLMANVVEDTMKEKEINEDDHMGWYSLASVVEDTMDQQVGADIMDQQVVEDSLVTDTMEESDEDEYLKAEYEKGALIFARDEANALERKEAEARYEKSLEEIRDEFLKIYVPLYFTLRKK encoded by the exons ATGTCTCGCAGCCGCAGTTTATCACCGGAGGTGACAACTAGGGGCTGCATCGAATGGCCTACATGGTCTCCTCAGGGCTCCCAAATGTCAATCCTCCCCACCACTGAACATCTTGATGCCAAGCTCCTCCATGAGTACATCTCTCCACCTGATCTGCCCAGCCACTCTGTTATTTGTTCCAGTTCACTTGGGACTCATCAATCGACGAAAATAGTCACAACAG GGTCTGAAGACCATAGCTTCTCCTTGGATTCAGTTGGGTCCAAAGACCATAGCTACTCCTTTGTTTCAGTTGTTGAGGACACTATGGGTGATGCTGTCGAGGACAAGATGTACCAAGTTGTAAAGGAAGATGAACCAAAGGAATTACTTAGAGACTCCAAGGTTAATTTGATGGCAAACGTTGTTGAAGACACCATGAAAGAGAAAGAGATTAATGAAGATGACCATATGGGTTGGTACTCCTTAGCTTCAGTTGTTGAGGACACCATGGATCAGCAAGTGGGAGCAGACATCATGGACCAGCAGGTTGTAGAAGACTCCTTGGTAACAGACACCATGGAAGAGAGTGATGAAGATGAATACTTGAAGGCAGAATATGAAAAGGGTGCATTAATCTTCGCTAGAGATGAGGCAAATGCCTTGGAAAGAAAAGAAGCTGAAGCTCGTTATGAAAAATCACTTGAAGAGATTAGAGatgaatttttgaaaatttatgtcCCTTTGTATTTTACTCTAAgaaaaaagtaa
- the LOC4349648 gene encoding NAC transcription factor 29 yields the protein MPSSGGAMPALPPGFRFHPTDEELIVHYLMNQAASVKCPVPIIAEVNIYKCNPWDLPGKALFGENEWYFFSPRDRKYPNGARPNRAAGSGYWKATGTDKSILSTPTSDNIGVKKALVFYKGKPPKGVKTDWIMHEYRLTGTSANSTTTTKQRRASSMTMRLDDWVLCRIHKKSNDFNSSDQHDQEPEESTVEQLEDIHDNNSSEQPPAPADMNNQQSDFQPMTAMSMSKSCSLTDLLNTIDCAALSQFLLDGSSDAIAEPPAPPSPLIYTTPHPNYQTLNYNINSNSSMPHAFESRLDHHDGYVNNYNVNGLRRKRMMACSATSFDDGSSSNDFVHAVVKKPQLLPSDSRGSGFGGGYCNQQLSETATGFQFQNGNLLSHPFPLNNHLQMQ from the exons AtgccgagcagcggcggcgccatgcCTGCCCTTCCACCAGGCTTCCGCTTCCACCCCACCGACGAGGAGCTCATCGTTCACTACCTCATGAACCAGGCCGCCTCCGTCAAGTGCCCCGTGCCAATCATCGCCGAGGTCAACATCTACAAGTGCAACCCATGGGACCTTCCTG GTAAGGCTTTGTTCGGCGAGAACGAATGGTACTTCTTCAGCCCGAGGGACCGCAAGTACCCCAACGGCGCTCGCCCCAACCGCGCCGCCGGCTCGGGGTACTGGAAGGCCACCGGCACCGACAAGTCCATCCTCTCCACTCCGACCAGCGACAACATCGGCGTCAAGAAGGCCCTCGTCTTCTACAAGGGCAAGCCTCCCAAGGGCGTCAAGACCGACTGGATCATGCACGAGTACCGTCTCACCGGCACATCAGctaacagcaccaccaccacaaagCAGCGTAGAGCGTCATCCATGACCATGAGG CTGGACGACTGGGTGCTGTGCAGAATCCACAAGAAGAGCAACGACTTCAATTCCTCTGACCAACACGACCAAGAACCCGAGGAATCAACCGTCGAACAGCTTGAAGACATCCATGACAACAACTCCTCTGAACAACCTCCAGCTCCAGCTGACATGAACAACCAACAGTCAGATTTCCAGCCCATGACGGCGATGAGCATGAGCAAGTCATGCTCCCTCACCGATCTCCTCAACACCATCGACTGCGCCGCGCTCTCGCAGTTTCTCCTCGACGGCTCATCCGACGCCATCGCTGAGCCTCCTGCTCCTCCCAGCCCCCTAATATACACAACACCTCATCCAAATTACCAAACACTAAACTATAACAttaacagcaacagcagcatgCCACACGCCTTCGAGTCACGCCTAGATCATCACGATGGTTACGTTAACAATTATAATGTTAATGGCCTGAGGAGGAAGAGAATGATGGCGTGTAGTGCAACTTCCTTTGAtgatggcagcagcagcaatgacTTTGTGCATGCCGTTGTCAAGAAACCGCAGCTGCTGCCAAGTGATTCGAGGGGTAGTGGTTTTGGAGGAGGTTACTGCAACCAGCAGCTTTCAGAGACTGCGACTGGCTTTCAGTTTCAGAACGGCAATCTGCTGAGCCATCCATTTCCTCTGAACAATCATCTGCAGATGCAGTAG
- the LOC4349649 gene encoding NAC domain-containing protein 77-like codes for FPQSSFSMVEPVKSELGSLFLPPGFRFHPTDAEVILNYLLEKFINPSFTSLPIHEVDLNKCEPWDLPSKSNLMGNNEWYFSRKDMKYPTGMRTNRATKEGYWKATGKDREIFKPAIYEGSSKNNKQLVGMKKTLVFYMGRAPKGTRTNWVMHEFRPHANLHNHYPNLRLNPNEWVVCKVFHKKQGDEAINNQQQQPAVDQADDDDIFQLDDIFADPSIYDFSNSSANILSAPPNNNAVHSSVSAGTTMTSTTTASSFQHQPNCYSAPLQQHVSSWNNTPGAGGAHGIGSSYYNLQQQQQQAAMVKDLEDIIAVPDYGTLLPSSNKGSSIRSATAGVSQQNPLGVPQYKIENYGDHYISRE; via the exons TTTCCTCAATCTAGCTTCAGCATGGTGGAGCCTGTGAAATCGGAGCTTGGCAGCCTGTTCTTACCTCCAGGCTTCAGGTTTCATCCGACGGACGCTGAAGTTATCTTGAACTATCTCCTTGAGAAGTTCATCAACCCTAGCTTCACCTCCTTGCCCATCCACGAGGTCGACCTCAACAAGTGCGAGCCATGGGATCTCCCAAGtaagtcaaattt GATGGGGAACAATGAATGGTACTTCAGCCGCAAGGACATGAAATACCCGACGGGGATGCGAACCAACCGAGCCACCAAAGAGGGATATTGGAAGGCCACCGGCAAGGACAGGGAGATCTTCAAGCCTGCCATTTACGAAGGAAGCAGCAAGAACAATAAGCAGCTTGTCGGGATGAAGAAGACGCTGGTGTTCTACATGGGGAGGGCTCCAAAGGGCACCAGGACCAACTGGGTGATGCACGAGTTCCGTCCCCACGCCAACCTCCACAACCACTACCCAAACCTTCGTCTCAATCCCAACGAATGGGTTGTGTGCAAGGTGTTCCACAAGAAGCAGGGAGACGAAGCCATCAacaaccagcagcagcagcctgccgttgatcaagccgacgacgacgacatcttTCAGCTAGATGACATCTTCGCCGACCCCAGCATCTACGACTTCAGCAACTCATCTGCCAACATCTTGTCGGCGCCGCCCAACAACAATGCGGTTCATTCCTCCGTTTCTGCAGGTACGACGATGACTAGTACGACTACCGCCAGTAGCTTCCAGCATCAGCCAAACTGCTATAGTGCGCCTCTGCAGCAGCACGTCTCCTCTTGGAATAATACGCCTGGAGCTGGAGGAGCCCATGGAATTGGAAGCAGCTACTACaacttgcagcagcagcagcagcaggcagcaATGGTGAAAGACCTAGAAGATATCATTGCTGTCCCGGATTATGGTACGCTACTGCCGAGCAGCAACAAGGGTTCATCAATAAGGTCGGCGACGGCTGGAGTTTCGCAGCAGAATCCCCTTGGCGTGCCGCAGTACAAGATAGAGAATTATGGGGATCATTACATATCACGAGAGTaa